The proteins below come from a single Bubalus kerabau isolate K-KA32 ecotype Philippines breed swamp buffalo chromosome 19, PCC_UOA_SB_1v2, whole genome shotgun sequence genomic window:
- the LOC129634181 gene encoding serpin A3-7, with protein MRAERMSSLLALGLLVAGLCSRVHCLPENVTPEEQHKGTSVDGHSLASSNTDFAFSLYKQLALKNPNKNVIFSPLSISIALAFLSLGAHDPTVREILEGLKFNLTETPETEIHQGFQHLLQTFNQPRNQLQLSVGNAIFLPEELKLLDKFRKDAEAFYASEVLSINFKDSEAAVKLINEYVKNKTHGKIEKLFNDHDQLTNLILLNYIFFKALWKTPFNPNRTYESEFHVSKNERVEVPMMTLGLETPYFRDEELGCTLVELTYTSNDSALFILPDEGKMQDLEAKLTLETLTRWRNSLQPRHIHRLNLPRFSISSYYQLKDILSQLGMKKIFTSDADFSGITDDHKLAVSRVVHKAVLDVGEEGTEGAAVTAILMMTSSRVPTLTVSFNRPFLISIFCKDTQSIIFLGKVTNPKEA; from the exons ATGAGGGCAGAGAGAATGTCCTCCCTCCTGGCTCTGGGGCTCCTGGTGGCTGGGCTCTGCTCCAGGGTCCACTGCCTCCCGGAGAATGTGACCCCAGAAGAACAGCACAAAGGGACATCTGTGGATGGCCACTCATTAGCCTCCAGCAACACTGACTTCGCCTTCAGCCTCTACAAGCAGTTGGCTTTGAAGAACCCCAATAAGAATGTCATCTTCTCCCCTCTGAGCATCTCCATAGCCTTGGCCTTCCTGTCTCTGGGAGCTCATGACCCCACTGTGAGGGAGATCCTGGAGGGTCTCAAGTTCAACCTCACAGAGACCCCTGAGACAGAAATCCACCAGGGCTTCCAGCACCTCCTGCAGACGTTCAATCAGCCCAGAAACCAGCTGCAGCTGAGCGTGGGCAACGCCATATTTCTGCCAGAGGAGCTGAAGCTGTTGGACAAATTCAGGAAAGATGCAGAGGCTTTTTACGCCTCTGAGGTTTTATCCATCAACTTCAAGGATTCTGAAGCTGCTGTAAAGCTTATCAATGAATATGTGAAGAATAAAACTCATGGAAAAATTGAGAAGCTCTTCAATGATCATGACCAGCTCACAAATTTAATCTTGTTGAATTATATCTTCTTTAAAG ccctgtgGAAGACGCCATTTAATCCTAACCGTACTTACGAGTCAGAGTTCCATGTGAGCAAGAACGAGAGGGTGGAGGTACCCATGATGACCCTTGGCCTGGAAACCCCTTACTTCCGGGACGAGGAGCTGGGCTGCACGCTGGTGGAGCTCACGTACACCAGCAACGACAGCGCCCTCTTCATCCTCCCCGACGAGGGCAAAATGCAGGACCTGGAAGCCAAGCTGACCCTGGAGACGCTGACGAGGTGGCGAAACTCCCTGCAGCCCAG ACATATACATCGACTCAACCTGCCAAGGTTTTCCATCTCCAGCTACTATCAGCTGAAAGACATCCTTTCCCAGCTGGGTATGAAGAAAATCTTCACCAGCGATGCGGACTTCTCAGGAATCACAGATGACCACAAGCTGGCAGTTTCCCGG GTGGTCCACAAGGCGGTGCTCGACGTGGGCGAGGAGGGCACGGAAGGAGCTGCTGTCACAGCTATCCTAATGATGACTTCATCACGCGTGCCCACGCTCACTGTCAGTTTCAACAGGCCCTTTCTGATTTCCATATTCTGCAAAGACactcagagcatcatctttttgggCAAAGTCACCAACCCCAAGGAAGCCTAG
- the LOC129634079 gene encoding serpin A3-5-like codes for MRAERMSRLLALGLLVAGICSVHCLQENVVVKDLHRRVDVRTLASSNTDFAFSLYKQLALKNPNKNVIFSPLSVSMALAFLSLGARGPTLTEILEGLKFNLTEIQETQIHQGFQYLLKALNRPSNQLQLSVGNAMFVQDQLKLLDKFIKDAQVLYSSKAFSTNFGDPERARRLINDYVKNKTQGKIEELFKYLSPRTVLVLVNYIFFKAQWKTRFDPKHTEQAEFHVSKNKTVRVPMMTLDLETPYFRDEELGCTLVELMYTSNDSALFILPDEGKMQHLEAKLIPETLTRWRNSLQPRRIHELYLPKFSIKSNYELNDILSQLGIKKIFGNADLSGITGNGDLVVSQVVHGAALDVDEEGTEGAAATGISMERTFLRTIVRVNRPFLIAVVLKDTQSIIFLGKVTNPSQA; via the exons ATGAGGGCAGAGAGAATGTCCCGCCTCCTGGCTCTGGGGCTCTTGGTGGCTGGGATCTGCAGTGTCCACTGCCTCCAAGAGAATGTGGTGGTGAAGGACCTACACAGAAGGGTGGATGTCCGCACATTAGCCTCTAGTAACACCGACTTCGCCTTCAGCCTCTACAAGCAGTTGGCTTTGAAGAACCCCAATAAGAATGTCATCTTCTCCCCGCTGAGTGTCTCCATGGCCTTGGCCTTCCTGTCTCTGGGGGCCCGTGGCCCCACCCTGACAGAGATCCTGGAAGGTCTCAAGTTCAACCTCACGGAGATCCAGGAGACACAGATCCACCAGGGCTTCCAGTACCTCCTGAAGGCGCTCAATCGACCCAGCAACCAGCTGCAGCTGAGCGTGGGCAATGCCATGTTTGTGCAGGATCAGCTGAAGCTGCTGGACAAGTTCATAAAAGATGCCCAGGTGCTGTACTCCTCTAAGGCCTTCTCGACCAACTTCGGGGATCCTGAACGTGCCAGGAGGCTAATAAATGACTATGTGAAGAATAAAACCCAGGGGAAAATTGAGGAGTTGTTCAAGTACCTTTCCCCAAGAACGGTGTTGGTCCTGGTGAACTACATCTTCTTTAAAG CCCAATGGAAGACCCGCTTTGACCCCAAACACACTGAGCAGGCAGAGTTCCACGTGAGCAAGAACAAGACGGTGAGGGTGCCCATGATGACCCTTGACCTGGAAACCCCTTACTTCCGGGACGAGGAGCTGGGCTGCACGCTGGTGGAGCTCATGTACACCAGCAACGACAGCGCCCTCTTCATCCTCCCCGATGAGGGCAAAATGCAGCACCTGGAAGCCAAGCTGATCCCAGAGACACTGACGAGGTGGCGAAACTCCCTGCAGCCCAG ACGAATACATGAGCTCTACCTGCCAAAATTTTCCATCAAAAGCAACTATGAACTAAATGACATCCTCTCCCAGCTGggcattaagaaaatatttggcaACGCTGACCTATCAGGAATCACAGGGAACGGGGACCTGGTAGTCTCCCAG GTGGTCCACGGCGCTGCGCTGGACGTGGACGAGGAGGGCACGGAAGGAGCTGCTGCCACGGGAATCAGCATGGAAAGAACGTTCTTGAGAACCATTGTGCGTGTCAACAGGCCCTTCCTGATTGCCGTAGTTCTCAAAGACACccagagcatcatctttttgggGAAAGTCACCAACCCCAGTCAAGCCTAG